Part of the Lolium rigidum isolate FL_2022 chromosome 6, APGP_CSIRO_Lrig_0.1, whole genome shotgun sequence genome, TGTCCAGGGTATGTTCCGTGGCCCATCTTTGGCTGGTTCAGTCTGGCGTCCATGTGGCGGATGCTGTGCTGCTGTTGCTTGTTCGTGTATTTGAAATAATGTTTTGAATGGTTGTAATATAGTTGACATGCTGAGAAAGCTTGCCACAAAGCTGTGTATGTGCTGCGCGTGCTGTCAGTTGTGCTGTTTTGGTCTGGCTGTCTCGACAGCAGCAGTGGTGCATCTTTGTATGTGAAAAAATGTTTCAGTTGCTGTAATATTGGTGTATTGTAATGCTCCGGTCGAGAAGCTATGTGAAAAAAAATGCGCTTTGAGAGGTTTTCGTTTTAATCTTCTGATGATGCGAGTGTGAAAGTCCGGAAAAAAAGGGTTGGTTCTGCCAAATTTTTGGATTGCTAAGTTGTATTCTCTTGGGAATATTCCGCCGATCTGAAATAATCATTGTAGATTACAAAGTCATCGAGAAAGTGCACTTGGGTGTGTACGGTTAAAATATTGTGGACAAAATAAATGGTCGTGGACTAAATAGAGTCAATGCATGCATCCATTCCTAGTAGTATCATTGAAATATTAAATTGTAACGTGGCACTGATTGCGGTAACAAATCAACCTAAATCTATGTCATGATTTTCTTACCACATGAATCTCCTAAAATACCCCTCAAAATACTACTCCTCCATAGGACTAAATTCTACCGTAAAAACCATCCTCATTCCTTGCACTACCCACCGATTGAACATTAGTGACCAATTAAGGCTACCGTCTTTTGTTAAGCCTTGTATTTTGACACCGCTGCTGCTGAGATCCACCATTTAGTATCGCGCTCCTAAAACATATGACGAATGACCCTGGATCCGTGTTGTAGCGCCGATGAGCAGCCTATCGGTAGAAAAGGGTTTCCCTTTCCGTTTGATCTATTAGTTGCATATTATTAGGAACGTAATGAAACTCTGGAAATCTGTTGTCCCTTTGTTTCGAAAAAGCTGTCTCAACTTTGTTGATGTGAGGCGGCGGGTCTTGGTTGACGTGCCACATCGAAACGTGCCTTGATGCTCATCGATTCACAAATTAAGCCTTGTTGGTGATGACGCTTTATTGGATCTTGCGACGGTGGAGGTTCGATGTCTTTTTCGGTGTCCGTCTCGGCGGCGCTGGAGTTGAACGGCATGGTTATCTAGATAAAGTAAAGACATGGGTTTTGAGGACACTGAGGGAGGGAGTAACGTAGattattattacttgcataatacACAAGTGCAAAGGAAATACATGTGTACGTATTTGGAAGTAGACAAATTTTGATTTTTCAGGGGAAGAGAAAAGAGGGAAAGGAATTGATGAGCGTACGTTTATCGGGTTTATTTCACGGTAGGATAGGAGACGTTTAACTCCCTGGAGTAGATAGATATATCTGCGTCCCTGATTAACTTGCGTGATTAGTAGTAGGAGTAGTACTGTATATAGGTGATTGGGCCGTATGGATGGAACGAAAATAATTGAGGATTTGGACTTGAGCCACGTACGGGGGGTGCAGTCAGGTGGAGCGAGCCGGAAGTAAAGGCAGCTGGCAGGTCGCGTACGCAAGTTAAAAACTAGTACTAGTACCGCACGCACGTGTGACTGAAGGAATCCAGCGCGCGCCTGCGGTTTCGGCTCGCGATCGAATTGATGGACCAGTTTCACGTGCACCGACCGAGTAGACGCAGCGGCACGAAGGGCGCCGATCCATGCGACCCTGGCAGGGCGCGGGTGGATGCGACCGGGAGAGACGTCCCAGCCGTGTTACACAGCCGAGCTGCGCGGCCACGGGCAGCATAACCAGCACCGACAGGCCCGGCGAGGTCTCCGTGGAGAAGCTGCCTTGGGTTATGTCTGTACCGTCGACGTATCTGCTAGCCGGTGTTCATAATACAGAAGAAAAAATCCATCTACTCTCCGCTAAACCCGAAAGCTTCAACCCCGGCGAGCCTCTAGAGCGGAGAGAGCACGCAGGATCCGCGGAGATGCCTACGGCTTCGCCGGCGGTGGGGTGGCTGCAGGCGGCGGCGCAGGACGccgccaactcctcctcctcctcctcctcgcgctccggctccgccgccttccccgaccaggtcctCGTGTCCAGGGCCGCGGGGTATGCTCCAACTCCTCCTCTGATTCGATCGGTTCTCTCTCTGTCGATTTATTCGCTTTGGCTAATTTGGGTGGTCGACTCAGATGTTTATGCTCTGCAATCTAGCGGTAATGAAGATTAGGCACGACCAAGAGAATGTCGAGGATCTTTGGGTGTGTAACTTAATCCGCATGATGCTATACAGTTTTCTGTAACTTAATCCATGCTCAGCCGTAAACGGTAAACCTGGTAACCAGATTTGGACTGGGAAATATACTCTGTATACTGAACCGGCAGAACTTCTGAACATGAGATATTTGACATTTAGTTCTCAGTAGCAATGAGACATTAGGTGATTGCAGATGCCAGACTCACACTAGATCACGATGCCCTCGCTCCTATATGATTCCTGCAAAAAAAGTTCTCTATCCCAGTTTTACAATGGTAGCCTCTTACTTTTCCTTTGCCTTCCCTAATGAACATTTAGTCTTATCAGCCACTAACACTCCCACTATGCCCCCGCCCCTCGTGCCCCATACTCATCCTCGAGCACCCTGCGGTGCTTCTGCATAAGTCCTGCTTCGACAAGGATGGTGGATTGGCATCCTCAACCTACGACAAACCACACCCAAAATATGTTGACTGGCTGATTGATTTTGAATTATAGCAGAAACTTGTTGTGGGGATCCTTGTTGATTGAAAGTTGCTCGATATCCCTAGGTGAAAGTTTGGTTTTATGAGGTTTGTTTGAAATTATTGATTTGGATtagcatgattttttttcttcaaaattccCTAGTTTGAAGCATTGTGAAGAATCTAATCACAAGTTCAAACATCCGGTCGAAAGCTGGGGAAGTAGCAGGGGCATTGTGGAGGGTGGTCTACATCTCCTGAACAAATTAGTTGTTGATGTCCGCCGGATAGACTCGTCCATCCATGTTAATTAGTAGAGTCCTGCTTTGTTTTCCACCTTTCCATCAACTTTCGAGTTTTGTTTTCTAGATTTAAACTGCAATTGTAAGCTAGTGTCCATGTAAACCTACAGCAGCAGAGCTCATGCTTATTATAGCTCTCTGTAAGCTGATATACATTTGGTAAATCTCCTGTGTTGCAGCCGGGTTGTGTCTCTGTCCACTTGCACAAAGGTCGGTGCCATCAGCTTCGTGGTCGGGGTTGCAGTGGGCTTCACGCTGAAGAGAAGGCTGCGCAGGTGGGCTGCCAGGCTGCTCAAGAGGATCAAGGACGACGACTAGCTTGTGCAATGTCTCTTAATTTGGTTCACAAGCTTAGATTAACTGCGATAGCCGTTTGTAAAACTGTACAATCGTGACTCCCTTTTAGGGGATGCATGTCGGCAATTGTGGTACGAGCAGATCGTGCCATACATATTTTCTCGCGAATCATAAATCTATGGTACTGCTTCTGTGCCCTTGGCTGACGTTTGTCGTGTCACGTCTGCTGGTACTGGTTTTGGTGAATGGTTGCTGTGAAAACCGATGAACTAATGTAGTTTGGGCATCCGAGTTCCAGAAAGTGCTTTGCGCTTGCTCGGTACTGGCTCAGGCAAGGCATCAGGTTCAATCAAATCAAGAAATCAAAAGGAAGTTCTCCTTCAGTTCTTTTGATATTGCTGCAAATAGTTGGATGGAACGAATCTTTAGTTGGTCCCGTGTCCAAAGAACAAAGACACAGTGTATATATCATCATCCTTACCTCTTTTCTCTTCTCCCAGCTAGCAGGAAGAAAGCCCAGTCACCACCTACGATTATATTCGAGCTGAACCACCAGCTCATTCTTGCTTCAAGCCTGAGAAAAGAAATCCGCTAGCAGGTGAGTTTAATAGCCCGGCCTCTTCCAATTGCCTCTCACCCCCTCCAGTTGTCGGAACTCAAGATATATTTGAAGATTTTGTTGGCTCCTTCTCCAGTTAATCAGTGTTTGCCGTTCTTTGCTGCTGGTCCTCTGGagttactgctccatattcaggtATATACTCAAATCTAAATGTTACATTCCCTGTAGTGACACTGATTTGGTTATTTCGACGATGTATTACCTATACATTAATCATCTTGTATTACCTATAGCTTTCTGAAGTTGTGCTACGACGTCTTCCCTGTAGTAACAGTGATTTGGCTATTTCGACGATGAATATTACATTCTGTTTTGCTTTCTGAACATGTGCTTGGAGGCCTTTCCTGAAGGGACACTCATTTGGTGATCCAGGTCTGCACTAATATTTGTTCCTGCAGACTTGTACATGTGTTCTACTCGTAATATCTCAATTGATACTTAATTAGACAgagcccggctttaaattaataaagcctcaACGGCCAGAATACAAACAAGTCACGGAACACAAATAAAGAGTCTTACAGGCAGTTCAGCAACTGCACAAACGAAAGAGACAACATAAAAACTCAGCTAGTGCCCCAACACTCACCTGAACACCAAACCGGAAGATAACTACCAAAATGCCCTACTTAGAGCTTACTCTTCACAGCTTTTCTTCATTGTTTACTGCCTCGCTTAGTGCCATCAGGTTATTTGGTGTTCTGCTTAGTGTTTACTCTGTCTCCCAAGGTGAGCTGAACCTCCTTGTCTGCTTGGGTTAAAACTTAACACTTCCAAAATGCATTAAAACCTCCAAACCAACACATAAAAGGCCTTTGGCACCTCTCAGAACAGGAAAAACTTCTTCAGAAAATCTCAGTTAGCTTGTTGTGCTTGAATAACCTTGTTGTGCTGTATATAGGTCCAGTTTAGCTCTTCACTTCTTCAGCTAGCTGCTCGTCACCTGTTTGGTTTTATCGGTTTCGTCGAGCCACGGACCGCACGAGTGTGTGTTCCGTCGTATGGACCACGCAATTAGGTAGTCGACGGCGTATGCTGGAAGGTCAGGATCAAATACAACAATCTATCTGGAGCCAAAGTGACACCACAATGATTCAGTGAAGCAGCTAAGTCGATATCAAGATGTTAATTTTACACAACGCTTCACATTTTCAGCAATGGCAGTGCTTGAGATCGTAGTGTTGATGTTCCCATAATACGTTGTACCTCTGTTCATACATGGACACACATGTCAGTCCTCCCCGCAAAAACATAAATAAGACACCCATGAGATGCAGATTACCTTGCTCAAATCAAAGGACATCTGAACATCTAGATCTGAAAGGCTTTATGTACGCCTTTGACCTGTACTTATCATTGAATGAATAAAATCTTTGTACCATCGTATGAGAAAAGAAGAAACTGGCTGTTGTGCTAGTCTACTACTCTGCTCAAACGTAAAACCTCACTAATTTCTTTTTTTCCTGAAGAATTCTGCAAATTTTCCAGAGATTATTGGATTTTCAGCTGGAATCACCGCGGTTCAACTAGCATGTCTACGTCCTTGTAGATTAGTTTTCTGGTACAGTGGACGAATAAATAAGGATATCGCGCATGTATTAGCATCTTGCCCTGTACACACCACAGGCACCAAATTCTGCCGATCTTCAAGTTCTTGGTCAATACATCAAAGTTATTGTATCTGCGCTGCTGTCAATGCAAATGGTTCGAACAAATGTATTGTCAAATCGCTGCTTACATAGATCCTCCTTTTTATAGAGTTTGTGTCGCTTTCCAAAGAGGCATCGATAAGAAATGGCTATACTTACTCCACCAGAATTTATAGTTGCATACAAAGAGCAAGTGgagttggcggcggcgccactacTAGGATTCCAAATCGCCGCTTTCTTGCGCCTCTTTTTATAGATTTGTGTCGCTCTccatctcactaaaatatcattgGTTGGTTTGGGTACGACAAGATGATCATCTCATCAGAAAACATCATCTATCTTCCTACAGTAGTGCTACATATCAGCCCTTTTAAGGTCCCTGTTCGCATATGGAAAGGGCTAAACCTTATAGAATGTTAGGAGTCGCATACCCTTTGCATTTTTTGGGTTGCGATATCAGAGAGCCGTGTACCTTCAGGAAAAATCGTGCATGATGCATCACACACGGATTATTTTTTGTAAAAAGGTGTGGAATGTAGGAGACAATCACAAATGGTTTCAGAAGAAAAATTGTGTGAGATCCACCAAGAAGTACTCCCTTCCTTCCATGAAAAttgtcttagatttatctaaatttggttgtgagtatttttttttatcataATAGGTCTACTTGGATGataggtaatagtccaaactttagctacattattctttttagctagtttttcattttcttctctttcccacctagcatgcaattcggccatcaatctaatattctcattaattcgaacttggatggcatttgctgtagtaacaatcttattatcaatatccttattaggcataactttcaattttaaaagatcaacatcagaggcaagtctatcaaccttagaagcaagaatatcaattttatcaagcttttcctcaacagatttgttaaaagcagtttgtgtactaataaattctttaagcacggcttcaagaccagggggtacactcctattattgttgtaagaattcccataaggattaccataactattaccattagcagaaggatatggcctatagttgttaccagaattattcctataagcattgttgttgaaattattacttttaatgaagttcacatcaacatgttcttcttggacaaccaatgaagctaaaggaacattattaggatcaacattagatctaccattcacaagcatagacataatagcatcaatcttatcactcaaggaggaggtttcttcaacaaaatttaccttcttaccttgtggagctctttccgtgtgccattcagagtaatttgtcatcatatcatcaagaagcttcgttgccgcccccaaagtaatgaacataaaggtacctccagctgctgaatccaataggttccgtgaagaaaaattcaatcctgcataaaaggtttggatgatcatccaagtagtcagtccatgggttgggcaattctttaccaaagatttcattctctcccatgcttgagcaacatgttcattatctaattgcttaaaattcattatgctacttctcaaagatataattttagcgggaggataatatctaccaataaaagcatccttacatttagtccatgaatcaatactatttctaggcagagatagcaaccagtctttagctcttcctcttaaggagaaaggaaacaattttaattttataatttcaccatctacatccttgtacttttgcatttcacatagttcaacaaaattattaagatgagcagcagcatcatcagaactaacaccagaaaattgctctctcataacaagatttagtaaagcaggtttaatttcaaagaattctgctgtagtagcaggtggagcaatagatgTGCataagtgacaagggattaacttatcaatgcctatggattgtaggctagggtttagttagaagtagagggcaagtagatttcgaaggtttcagccgaaaagtactcgacgattatgaaaactagggtttgcagacaatgattcgatgatctcctcgtccttcgactccccctttatataagaggcggagccgagggtttcgttttgtacaagttacagagtccgggacggtttctaactcatcccgccagatttacaaacaacacttcctattacaattctactttccttaatatatcttgggctctcgaaccttcttattcttcgggtagtgggccttcgttaaaccccgggtactatctttggcaggcccatttgggatgcctatgtcagtagcccccgagattttgcttgaatcgtagaatcagggaaaatctccactgcttattcttattccacaatgtaaacttttctatatttctttatataaatttctatatttgtacagggatattggtagttggggctagttcatctgacggatcaggtactagttaactgctctagtggcaatccgcaaaaacctacttcaagatcacgtccctggacatgatctcgggatactggtgcaaacttcgacaggtgccgcttaaggtcttaccattccgtcgagtcccgagttaaatttatcgagtacctaacgcgtccgttaggatttttcttcgtatccgttgatacggataaaagtagcagagcgcagtcttcggcgatgccacgcccagcgagaatggatccggggtcttaccttcgcaaatttgcggcattcagaaattgatcgcaacattggcgttacgagaatatattgtcgagtgcttttccggctgttggaatggcacattttatcgagtcaaatatgacttatattaatctcccgatgggagtatatgtagagttaattataactcgaaatatactctcttgcttttctatctttctttctttttcctttttatatttcatcgggcacgcgaaccagcgttcccgatgggagtagcccccgaggctacaaccaagaacttgtgcttggttgtaggctcaacattttagtccaccttgtcgctgtattgccattatctcccgatattctttctctctcttttcttcttctttttttttttttatctatcgggtgcgcgaacagcgctcccgatgggagtagcccccgaggctacagccaagaacttgtgcttggttgtaggctcccacaatttctatatttgccacagtcgaaatatttcttttctcgaagtagcccccgagcatttgggcaaaaacttgtttctgaccaaaggctcccgaaatattcaaataatttctcctgtcgccattctccttttattttccttgtcgacatattttactttgtcaaattctcttcagctctgttaatagtcgaaatttttctgccttgtgggtccactgttcccaccacgttgacacgtcgtgcaagtgggggacacacgtcctccgctttttctggtgcacgaacggtaacgcctatctcagtaaaaatactgttttacccttgtatctagaagatctattctcaccacacgatttcttcatccaacggcccactgcttcacccaattcttatataaacctgtcttcaacctccgttcatcccctcgcttgcgccgctcacctgttcctcttcgcaaatcttcccctgcgcccaactctctctgattttccgcactcgcatacattgctctgcccattgccgttgatgccaccgcgtgcgcgtctgactcgccacagcactccggaatccaagatggccgccgaggatcttgagtgggagagatcgaaaatctccaaccaagatgtcaatatgctgaagaggctcggcccgatgaagaaggaagacgccatccgctttcccggcgaagaaagctaccccaagcctccaatggagtatcgggttagtttcgttgatcatctcatccgcggcctctctaccccaatccatgatttcctccgcggtcttctctttgtctatgggattcagctgcaccagctgacccccaattccatccttcacatttctatttttatcacgctttgcgaatgctttcttggagtcgctcccaattgggctctttggaagcgcattttctgccttcgccgcaatggcgctcacaacgccacctacaacataggtggcgtagttatccgtgtccgaaccgatgtcgattatttcgacgtcaaatttcccgactctgtccaaggatggcgcaaaaggtggctctatatacacgaagaaagcgccaattccgtggaacacaacatagttcctttcgacggaaacgcaaaaattcaacgccgctactcctgggacgctgaagcttccgaagaagagaaaaaggcgacagaagctcttatgtctcgtattcatcagcttcaaaatactcgaggcaaagaattatctggtgtccaaatcactgcctattttcttaggattagagtgcagcctcttcaggctcgcaaaaatcccctctggacgtactctggtgccaatgacgccaataggctctccaatgatctttctgtgaaggacttggagaagcttattcgaagaattacctcgctgagtaagagggatcctattccttcctcttgtcgcgtggaaccctacagctccaccaatcctctccccgaggtattttgtcttctcgaattttatcttgttctgaattttccctgcatctcattgcattgatatctctctatttttccctttgtcgctattttcttgtagaatcaccctactatggcttcccttcctcctcttcctgaggatggagaagtcgaagaaatgggcattgttactgacgacaatcaagaagctccatcctttgtgaatgatcccgtggattctcgaaagtctgcaggatcttccgaggacaccacgtcagtccaatctcctcctcccgctgtttccccacaaaggaaaaggaggaggaacgatgtcgaagattctggCGCATCCAAAGCCGAGGAAGTTGTTCCTTCCCatccgaaggcaacttatgatccttatgttgcatccctcgtcagctcgtaagttaccttgattttctcttatttctgtagtcgaagtttttttttttttcttatcttgctttttatgctattgatccttactcgcagtgatgatgaggaagaagtaccacctcatgacgtagctcctcggacgagcacgtcacacactttagttatatcagagaagcctgttgaaggagaagaatcgtcgcctcctcaacagaatgttgatacatctactcctccttcaagcccccttgtcccttcgccaaaaagggcaagggttgaaatgatcgttgagcctcctcctccattgagcagctcttcgtcgcagctcttggatgatgtaagtttgtcgatgtctatatttcttctattttgcttttgtggacccttactttttttAATGCCGGTATTTTccccttcgttcttcttctttgacagcctatgatcaaggatcttatccgcatcgggtcccaatttattgggtaccgcgagtatgccagtagagccgaaggtaacgacttttatacttgctgtttttccttgattttttactcctgctgcttgtcgctatttttgatctttcttcgctctcttttccatatcttgacagagaaacttgcagaggccaacgaaCGCGCCgacacacttgctcgaaaacttgagcgaagtgaggcggctcgcaagaaagctgaacttgccgctagcgaagctagagctgaggctgatgatgccaaagcaaaggccgctagtgtcgaggaactgcagcaaaggctcaaagatgctgaatctgctttagacgagcagaaggctgcacaagctgcacgtgagcaaggggtcatcaagcgtttgaaatcgcaaagtcgacgtacgctgagtaatatccttaATTCCTTCTATTTTATTGCACTTCCTGTGttttggttttcgactaatgttttgtctcatgtggcagcccaaacagaccaagattttgatctggagaatcccgtcaatgaccctctccttgacgcactttctcttttggagtttcatgggcgcgaaattcgtgaaggcgtggccaatgccagtgcaggtttgtcggcgttgttcccctacttctttccgaagaaagaggaaccttcgactttccttgcccttgccaagcttttcaattcgtcggaagaccttggactgaagatgcgccatgaaaatatgaaggtggctgttgaaaatactgttgctctggttgctgacagccaagagactgttgactggatgaaagttggcgacaccgatcagatagaacagtcgagatggaagtcactgattaaggcggccaagcccaacacaaagaagatcttggcgtatctcgggatcaagccagcttcgactcctagctcctcgaggccggaggtctagttgcatgcctccttgtttctttttctgtttcttttgctcttgtcgccattttagccttggcgacaattactctctTAGTCCTCCTAGGAAACTTTCGTTTGTAATAtctgtgtaaattttctagcaagtaatgaaatttctcttcgtgcttttcattgatcctgggtctttcttttccagttaatatttgataattactcgacccctccttgttctgccgctgcttcacctgcatcttccttctcgaagaaattactagtcgaccatagtctcctcgagagttcaccaagcggacatttgtcggaagatttgcaagaacttcgacaacaacttcagtctatgaagaaacaaactttggccatgatggaacaatctcggaaagtatctgaacgagaacaacttgctttgcgacaagcccaagaagctatggctgctaaggacgCTGCTatactggaagcaaagggagccacaacccgagaaaatagtatgcttgagctaatgctggaagctagcacagatatgctaggtatgtttttgctttcttttgatgcctcctctttatcttgctgtgcctttcttccaattt contains:
- the LOC124660305 gene encoding uncharacterized protein LOC124660305, which codes for MPTASPAVGWLQAAAQDAANSSSSSSSRSGSAAFPDQVLVSRAAGRVVSLSTCTKVGAISFVVGVAVGFTLKRRLRRWAARLLKRIKDDD